TTACGGCAACAACAAGCTGGCCTTCACCCCTGTTGGTTATGACCTCTACCTCGTCCCCTCTGCGCAGCCCCATGCTGGCCAGGCGCAGTTGCGCGCCCGAGCCTCCCATGAACTCTTCTATGATGCCGCATTCTCCTTCATGGGCATATGACAGTGGCATCAGCCGAACTCGTTCCTTGAGACAGTCTGCACACAGTCCGTATATTTCTATCTTTTGCTGGAGTACGTGAAAGCCGTGCAGCGCCGCTATTTCCACTCGCATATTCTCCAGTTGCTGGTTTTTAAACTCAACGATTTTGTTACATTTAGTGCAAATGAGGTGGTCGTGGTGTAAACCCAGATGTCGGTGTTCATACAGCGTCGGCCGACCTTCGAATTTTTTCTTTGAGGCAAAGCCGTATCGGCATAGTAAGTTCAGGGTCTTTTTTACAAAGTCCGGTTCAAAACGATAACCTTTCTTTTCCAGCAGGGTCATAAAATCTTGAAAGGTTATATGCCCCTTAACGCCAAGAAACGCCTCCATAATGGACATTCGAGGTTCAACCTTGTCTATTCCCTCTTTTTCAAAAAGGCGAAGGAATTGTTTTTTCTCTTGTTGGTGGATATGGTCCATAAAATGGGTCCCTTATTGTATTAGATTCTCAAGAACATAATACGCCACGGCGGGCTTGTCAAATAGGCTTACTGTTTTTCCGGCCATGAAATCGCTTCGCGATTTCATAAGGTTCCGCAAATGGACAACAAAGCAAAAAGCTCATATGCAAGTCCCCCCTGAGGCGGGATTTGAGGAATCAGGTCCGCCTGAGGCGAATCGCGGTAATTCACCCTGTCAAACCTGCTTCGCCTTCTCGCGTAGCAAGAATCTAACAGGGCGGGGATGAATCCCGCAGCAGGACGCAGATGGACTTTTTGCGAAGTCGTCAATTTTTGGTGTGACCGGGCAAGGTAAAGGTGGAACAGGTGCCCGAAGAGCACTGCCTGGATTCAACTGTGGGCCCCGTTGATTCGCCTTTCGCAAAGCCCATCGCATATGTGGTGCTGCTCAATACGCGTTCAAAATCGTCGGATCCGCAGTGGGGGCATCTCATTTCAACCTCGTCTTCGTCTCTGATAATGAGGATCTCAAAGACGTCGTTGCACTTAAGACAACGAAATTCATATAGGGGCATGATTGTTCTCCTTTCTGTTTGCCAAAATTATTATATTTAGCAACATTTCATGTTTTTCGCAATATTTTTTGTGTCAAGCAGCAGGCTTCCGTCGTCTAAGGACGTAACCTCCTGAAGTTCTAACTTTCTTCACTAAATGAATATTGAGCTTTGTCTCGAATTTCGATATAGAGAACAAGCGGTTTGAGCATGTTTGAAGCTTTTGAACATTAGGGTCTTGAAAAGGAGGCACTCTCATGGAAAAAAACATCGGCCAAGCTGTTGTCGAGGTGCGTCAATGCGACATTACTGAAATGGACACTGATGCCATCGTCAATGCGGCTAACGCACAACTCGTTCTGGGAGCCGGGGTGGCCGGAGCCATCAGGACTAAGGGCGGTCCCAAAATCCAGGAGGAATGCGATGCCATCGGTGGGACTTTTGTGGGTGGCGCCGTGATTACTACAGCCGGGAATCTGAAAGCCCGTCACGTGATCCACGCCGTAGGCCCGAGGATGGGTGAGGGCAATGAAGAGGAGAAGTTGAAAAATGCCACGCTAAACAGCCTCAAGGTAGCTGATGAGAACAAGCTCACCAGCATCACCTTCCCGGCCATCAGCACAGGCATCTTCGGATTCCCCAAGGAACGCTGTGCTGAGATCATGCTTCGGTCTGTGATCGATTATCTGACCAACAAAAAAACAGGCCTAAAACGAGTAGTCTTTTGTCTTCATGGGGCATCAAGTCATAGGATTTTCTCAGATGCCTTGAAGCGGTGTTGAGCATTGAGTTCCAATTGAGGTCTTACGGCCAAAATTTCCTATGGTATCAAGTTTTTGAGCAATATGCCGATACAGATAATGAAAGGCGAAACCCCGAGAGACAAAATGCCACATCCTTTGAGATTCAAAACATTGGAACAGTTACCATGCTCTGCTTGTTAATCATTGGGTTACTAGTCGCTTCGATCCCAATATACAGATCCCAGCTTAAAGTCGCCGCCATCCTTGACCTGGCCGTGGTTCTAGTGCTTCTGGCATTCAGGGTCTTTCCCGGCACGGCACATCTTGTTGACTGGATATTGATCATCTCTTTCTTCCTTGATGGCAGCATCGTCTTCCTCAGCAAAGAAGGGGTACTTATTTAGGTGAGCGTTCACAGGTTCAGAGTTCACCCGACTGCGGGCCATAGCCTACGGCGGAGAGCCCCGTTTCAGCCGTCGTAGCCTACGGCTACTTTCAGCCTTCGAAGCTTCGGCGAAGTAGGCATGGCGAAGTCGGCTCATGTTTCCCTTTCTTTCGTTAACGTTGCTCGTAGGACGGTTTCAGCCGTCGCAGCCAGTGCTTTGGCGAAGTCGGCTCAGATTTTCGTTGAACCCTGAACCTCTGAACGGGTGAACGGTTACCCTGCCTTTTGGATCCTTCCCCTTTGGCATTGCCAGTGTTACGTTCGGGAACAATCCTCTTGACTTATTACGAAATTTACGAAAGCATTTGCAAGAAAAAGCGCCGGCTGTACCGGTGCGACAGGAAGGGGAATATAATGTCATGAAGGCCTTGGTGCTCTCCGGAGGCAAGGGAACCAGACTCAGACCGCTCACGTACACCATGCCTAAACAGCTCGTCCCCGTGGCAAACGAACCGATCCTCGGATATGTCTTTCGCCACATTCAAGAGGCCGGAATCAAGGATGTGGGTGTCGTGGTCTCTCCGGAGACGCAACATGACGTGCGGGCATTTCTCGGCAAGGGGACTCGCTGGCATGTTCGGGTTCACTACATTTTGCAGCCCCAACCTTTGGGCCTGGCCCATGCGGTCAAGGTAGCTCGTCCTTTCTTGGGTGATGCGTCTTTTGTCATGTACCTGGGAGACAACCTCCTTGCCCAGGGAATTAGGGAATTCATGGGAGAGTTTCAATCGGTAAAGCCGGATGCCCTGATATTTCTGAAACAAGTCCGGAACCCGCAGGCCTTTGGAGTGGCAGTTCTTGACCAAAGGGGACATATTGTCAAGCTTGTTGAAAAGCCCAAAAAGCCGCCCTCTGACCTCGCCCTCGTGGGAGTCTATTTTTTTTCCCCCAGCATTCACGATGCTATTGACCGGATCAAGCCTTCTGCCAGAGGAGAACTCGAAATCACCGATGCGATCCAAGAATTGATGCGGTTGGGGCGGTCCGTTAAAGGACAAATCCTAGAAGACTGGTGGCTCGACACTGGGAAAAAAGATGACTTTCTGGCTGCCAATACGGTGGTGCTGGATAGTTATGTCAGGCAGAGCGTGGCGGGCAAACTAGACGCCACGAGTAGAGTGGACGGGCGGGTGCAAATAGAAAAGACTGCCAAGATCACCAATAGCAGTCTCCGCGGCCCAGTAGTCATTGGAAAACGGTGTAAGATCACAAACTCTTTCATCGGACCTTACACTACCATTGGCCATGGAACACAGATCATCAATTCAGCCATCGAACACTCGGTGATCCTGGAAAAGTGCATTATTGAGAATATTTTGAGACTTGAAGACAGTCTCATAGGACGAGAGGCCAAAGTCATCCGCCATGACAAAAGCCACAGCCGCGCCCTGCGACTACTCATCGGCGACAACAACGTGGTTGAGGTTTAGCATGACTCTCTTTGAGGGGGTAGATTAGGTTTGAAAAAAGCGGTGTTGATTACAGGGGGCTGCGGCTTTATCGGCTCAAACTTCATCCATTACATGACCGCGGCCCGGCCCGAATATGAATTTATCAACCTGGATAAGCTCACGTATTCGGGCAACCCTGATAATCTAAAGACAATGGGTGACAATCCCCGCTATCGTTTTGTTCGCGGAGATATAAGGGATGAGGACCTTGTCAGTTCAGTGATCCGAGAAAATCGTATTCAGGCCGTTATTCATTTCGCTGCGGAATCCCATGTGGACAGATCCATCACAAGAGCAAAGGATTTTGTTCAAACCAACGTTGAGGGGACCCACGTCTTGCTTGAAGCGGCTACTCAATACTGGACAGAAACCCTTTCACGAGATCAGGCATTCCGGTTTGTACACATTTCAACAGACGAAGTCTACGGCACCCTGGGCCAGAAAGGGACTTTTTCCGAAGAAAGCCCTTTGCGGCCCAACTCCCCATATTCGGCCACAAAGGCGGGCGCTGATCTTCTTGCACGGGCCTATTTTGAAACATACGGCCTGCCGGTCTTGATCGTGCGACCATCCAACAATTATGGGCCTTGCCAATATCCGGAAAAATTCATTCCCCTCATGGTCACTAACCTGATTGAAGACAAGCCTCTGCCGATTTACGGGAAGGGCTTGAACGTCCGGGACTGGATTTTTGTCACAGACACTTGTCGGGCAGTGGATTCTATCCTCCAAAAGGGAAGCCCCGGAGAGGCCTATAATGTGGGAGGAGAAACCGAAAAGCGCAACATCGATGTGGCACGACATCTCTTGTCCTTATCTAACAGGGGAAAATCGTCTCTGAAGTTCGTTGAGGATCGACCGGGACATGACTTGCGGTACGCATTAAACAACGCAAAAATTAAGAAAGAACTGGGATGGGAACCGGAGATGCGTTTCGAAAAGGGTATCGAGGAAACTGTAGCCTGGTACCATGCCAATGAATGGTGGTGGAGACCTCTGAAGGAAAGGCTCTCCAAGGAAAGCAAGGGGTTCTGGAGCAAATCATGAAGGTCCTGGTTACTGGTTCCAAGGGGATGTTGGCCCATGATCTGATTCCGATCATTTCAAAGGGACATGAAACAACTTCCCTGGGCGTGGATGGACTGGACATCACTGACAAAAAAAATGTCTTTGACGTTGTGGGAGAGATTAGGCCGGACCTTATAGTAAACTGTGCTGCATACAGCCAGGTCGACGAGGCAGAAAAGGACAAGGAGCAGGCGTTTCTTGTCAATGCATACGGGGTCCAACAATTGGCTCTGGCCTGTCAGGAATATGGATGTGCGCTTTGTCACATCAGCACTGATTACGTATTTGACGGGAAATCAACTGAGCCTTACCAACCCTTTGATCTGCCTTGTCCAGTTAGTGCGTATGGGACATCGAAACTGGCTGGTGAGACATTCATGCGCTCCATTCTCAACCGATACTACCTCATCCGGACGAGCTCACTCTACGGCAAGAATGGCACTAACTTCGTCTACGCTATTCTCCGGCTGGCAGAAAAGGAGCAAGCCCTGAGGGTCGTTCAAGATCAGCAGATGTCCCCGACATGGACCGTCAACTTGGCCCAAGGAATCTTGAGACTGATCTGTACAGGCAATTTTGGTGTGTACCATCTCACAGACCAAACCGACGGCGGCATCAACTGGTACGAATTTGCCAGTCAGATCCTGAAGACAAAGGGAATCCACAAAGAAATCGAACCAACTACCAGCCGGGAATTTGCCCGCCCTGCCAAGAGACCTCAATACTCTGTGCTTGACACCAGCCTCTTCACTCTATGCTCCGGCTATGAGCCCATGCCGTGGCAGGAGTCTTTGCAGCATTTCATTGATATGATTTGATTAGCAGAATAGGAAAATCGGATACAGTAACCACGAAAACTGCGACGGCATCCGAATAGTCAGGATCGCCCATGATGTCTTCAAGCAACGAAGGTCGCCGGAACCCACGTGATAGCCGTCAGGGTTGGGAACAGACGCTTCTGGAATTAGAATCAGGCTTTTTGTCGGTTCGTCAACTGTCAATGATTTCGGCCTTTATGAGAAATGACTCGATGTCTCTCCAGAATGTGTCCCAACTTGGCGGGCAGTCGTTGTGACTGCACTCATAGGTGAGCATTTCGCCGTCTTGCGCCGCCCGGCAAAGGGCAACTCCATGCTTGTATGCAATAAGATTGTCATTTCTCCCGTGGATTACGAGGACCGGACCGGAGTAAGACTTGACAACTCGAAGATTGTCAAACGGGTCCAGCACAAGAAAGCCGGGCGCCAGAAAACTCGACGCACATGCCCTGACACTGATAAAACTGGACAGAAGAATAAGGGCCGCAGAAGGTCGCTCTGCAGCAAGCGCGCAGACCACGCCGCCGCCAAGGGAACGTCCGAACAAAACGATCCTGGCGGAGTCGACATCCTTTCGTTTAACGAGAGCATCATAAGCTGCCACGAATGTTTCAGTAATATTGCTTTGGGACGGACTTCCTTTGGAGCGACCATAACCGGGATACTCGACAAGCAGTACGCCAATCCCAAAAGACGTAAACCTCTTGAGTTCTTGGGGCCAGAAGTCAATTAACTCTGCATTGCCATGAGCAAAAATCACTACCGGCACAGGCTCAGCGCCGTGATCCCGGGCCGGAGAGAGAAACCATGCCTCAACCTTTCCGCTACTCGTATCTAACCAAATCTTCTCCAAGCCTACAATCTTCTGCGCCGTTGCCGAAGGTGCCGCAATCTGATAGCGAGGAAACAAAATCTGTCGTTGAAAAAGAAAAAGGAGGCAGCAATATGCGAGGTATAAGAAAAGACTCCCTAAAGCAATTTTAACCAGGACATGCACATTCCTATCCCGCTCGTTTCCATCCATGCATGACTCTTTTGCCGATTAGGCATATGCGCTTGTCTTGCCGGCTATTTGTGCCACAATGGATCGTTGCCAAAACGCTCAAGCCACCATTCCTCTTCTGAGAGATGATTCCTGACTTCTTTTTCGGAAAAGGAGAATTTATAATGATTACAATAGTCAATTATGATCCCATATGCAGCAACAATCCTGGCCGTCCTTTCTGTGCATTTCTCCTTGGCTTCCTTACATCTGTCCGGATGCCATGCCCTGACCAAGTTTCTGTAATTGGCCTTAATCTCTTCAATGGTTGCCCGTTCAGGCAATTCAAGCAGCTTTCTTGCCTCAGTAATTTTCTCGTACTTGTTCATTTCTCGGCCAATACCTTAGGCAAGGTAAAACAGAAAGTTGCCCCCTCCCCTTTTTCAGACTCCACCCAGACCTTTCCACCGCAGCTATTCACAATCCTTTCAACAATCGGCAGGCCTAAACCTGTCCCTTCTTCATCTTCGATTTCTCTTAGCCGCAAGAACTTCTCAAATATCTTCCGATGGTTTTTTCGATCAATCCCAATGCCATTATCCCTTAAATAAAAATGATGAAGATCTCCCCCGTCACCGTAGCCGATCTCGATCTTCGGGGCCTCAGTATCCCCAATAAACTTAATAGCATTTACAAGCAAATTCTCAAAAACCTGATGGACCCTTTCTCCGTCGCAGTAGATAGTAGGAAGGTTCTCCGCTACAACGAGCTCTATGCCCTTGTCTCTCAAACTGGCTTGGAGACTTGACGATACGTTCCTTACTATCTCACCGGAGGAGATGTACCCGGAGCTAGGGACTACCCGGCCGACTGTGGACAACGTCAGAAGGTCTGAAACCAGGAGCTCCATGCGGCGGGCATTAGCCACAATATGTTCAAGGTAG
The genomic region above belongs to Deltaproteobacteria bacterium and contains:
- a CDS encoding zinc ribbon domain-containing protein, giving the protein MPLYEFRCLKCNDVFEILIIRDEDEVEMRCPHCGSDDFERVLSSTTYAMGFAKGESTGPTVESRQCSSGTCSTFTLPGHTKN
- a CDS encoding glucose-1-phosphate thymidylyltransferase, translated to MKALVLSGGKGTRLRPLTYTMPKQLVPVANEPILGYVFRHIQEAGIKDVGVVVSPETQHDVRAFLGKGTRWHVRVHYILQPQPLGLAHAVKVARPFLGDASFVMYLGDNLLAQGIREFMGEFQSVKPDALIFLKQVRNPQAFGVAVLDQRGHIVKLVEKPKKPPSDLALVGVYFFSPSIHDAIDRIKPSARGELEITDAIQELMRLGRSVKGQILEDWWLDTGKKDDFLAANTVVLDSYVRQSVAGKLDATSRVDGRVQIEKTAKITNSSLRGPVVIGKRCKITNSFIGPYTTIGHGTQIINSAIEHSVILEKCIIENILRLEDSLIGREAKVIRHDKSHSRALRLLIGDNNVVEV
- a CDS encoding alpha/beta hydrolase; translation: MEKIWLDTSSGKVEAWFLSPARDHGAEPVPVVIFAHGNAELIDFWPQELKRFTSFGIGVLLVEYPGYGRSKGSPSQSNITETFVAAYDALVKRKDVDSARIVLFGRSLGGGVVCALAAERPSAALILLSSFISVRACASSFLAPGFLVLDPFDNLRVVKSYSGPVLVIHGRNDNLIAYKHGVALCRAAQDGEMLTYECSHNDCPPSWDTFWRDIESFLIKAEIIDS
- a CDS encoding J domain-containing protein; this translates as MNKYEKITEARKLLELPERATIEEIKANYRNLVRAWHPDRCKEAKEKCTERTARIVAAYGIIIDYCNHYKFSFSEKEVRNHLSEEEWWLERFGNDPLWHK
- a CDS encoding transcriptional repressor, producing MDHIHQQEKKQFLRLFEKEGIDKVEPRMSIMEAFLGVKGHITFQDFMTLLEKKGYRFEPDFVKKTLNLLCRYGFASKKKFEGRPTLYEHRHLGLHHDHLICTKCNKIVEFKNQQLENMRVEIAALHGFHVLQQKIEIYGLCADCLKERVRLMPLSYAHEGECGIIEEFMGGSGAQLRLASMGLRRGDEVEVITNRGEGQLVVAVNATRLAMGRGLAKKIMVKPNGSRKDLQ
- the rfbB gene encoding dTDP-glucose 4,6-dehydratase; the protein is MLITGGCGFIGSNFIHYMTAARPEYEFINLDKLTYSGNPDNLKTMGDNPRYRFVRGDIRDEDLVSSVIRENRIQAVIHFAAESHVDRSITRAKDFVQTNVEGTHVLLEAATQYWTETLSRDQAFRFVHISTDEVYGTLGQKGTFSEESPLRPNSPYSATKAGADLLARAYFETYGLPVLIVRPSNNYGPCQYPEKFIPLMVTNLIEDKPLPIYGKGLNVRDWIFVTDTCRAVDSILQKGSPGEAYNVGGETEKRNIDVARHLLSLSNRGKSSLKFVEDRPGHDLRYALNNAKIKKELGWEPEMRFEKGIEETVAWYHANEWWWRPLKERLSKESKGFWSKS
- a CDS encoding macro domain-containing protein, with protein sequence MEKNIGQAVVEVRQCDITEMDTDAIVNAANAQLVLGAGVAGAIRTKGGPKIQEECDAIGGTFVGGAVITTAGNLKARHVIHAVGPRMGEGNEEEKLKNATLNSLKVADENKLTSITFPAISTGIFGFPKERCAEIMLRSVIDYLTNKKTGLKRVVFCLHGASSHRIFSDALKRC
- the rfbD gene encoding dTDP-4-dehydrorhamnose reductase, encoding MKVLVTGSKGMLAHDLIPIISKGHETTSLGVDGLDITDKKNVFDVVGEIRPDLIVNCAAYSQVDEAEKDKEQAFLVNAYGVQQLALACQEYGCALCHISTDYVFDGKSTEPYQPFDLPCPVSAYGTSKLAGETFMRSILNRYYLIRTSSLYGKNGTNFVYAILRLAEKEQALRVVQDQQMSPTWTVNLAQGILRLICTGNFGVYHLTDQTDGGINWYEFASQILKTKGIHKEIEPTTSREFARPAKRPQYSVLDTSLFTLCSGYEPMPWQESLQHFIDMI